Within the Microbacterium terricola genome, the region GCGGCGGCGGCCGCCGCCGGGCTCTGGATCGGCGACCGGCTGTCCGGCGCCCGACCCGGCGATGTCGCGGAGCCGACGACGTGACGGGCTGGACGTTCGCGGGACTGGTGGTCGCCGGGGGTCTGGGAGCCGGCGCGCGCGCCCTGCTGGATGCGTGGGTGATGCGGCGGCGGTCCGGGCCGTTCCCGTGGGGCATCCTCGTGGTGAACGTGACGGGGTCGTTCCTGCTGGGGCTGCTCACCGGAATCGGCGCCGACACCCTCGGCGCATGGACGATCGTGCTCGGCGCCGGGCTCCTCGGCGGGTTCACCACCTTCAGCGCCGTCTCGGTCGATACGGTCCTGCTCGCGCGGCGCGGACGGGCCCGGCTCGCCTGGGCGAACCTGCTCGGCACCGCTCTGCTCTCGGTCACCGCCGCGGGGCTCGGCATCCTCGGCGGGCTCGGGCTGGCGGCGGTGACCGGCATGGGATACTGAAGCCCCGATACATCCGCGTATCGGCGCGCCGCGGCATCCGTCTCCGGCCTCCCCTTCTCGCAAAGGCACCCGTGTCGAATCTCGCCGTTCTGAGCCTGAAGAATCGCGCGCTCATCGCGCTGATCACGATCGTCGCCGCCGTCTTCGGCGGAATCGCGCTGACGAGCCTCAAGCAGGAGCTGATCCCGTCGATCGAGTTCCCGCAGCTGTCGGTCGTGACGACCTACCCCGGCGCCTCGCCGGAGGTCGTCGCCAACGACGTGTCCACGCCGATCGAGACCGCGATCCAGGGAGTCCCCGGGCTCGAGTCGACCAGTGCGACGAGCACGACCAACGCGTCGGTCGTGCAGGCCTCCTTCACCTACGGCACCGATCTCGCGACCGCCGAGCAGAAGATGACGCAGGCGATCAACCGGATCAAGAGCCAGCTGCCCGACAGCGTCGAGCCGAACGTCATCTCGGTGAGCATCGACGACCTTCCCGTCATCCAGATCGCCGTCACCGGCTATGACGACGCCGAGGCGGTGCAGGCGACGCTGGAGTCCACCGTCATCCCCGATCTCGAGGATGTCGACGGCGTGAACGCGGCGCAGATCGTCGGCGGCGTGGGCCAGCGGGTCACGATCACGCCCGATCAGGATGAGCTCGCCGAGGCCGGCTACACCCAGCAGGCGATCACCGACGCGCTCGATCAGAACGGCGTGCTGTTCCCCGGCGGCGAGATCACCGAGGGCGACGAGAGCCTCACCGTGCAGACGGGCGCGAAGATCACGTCGGTCGACGAG harbors:
- a CDS encoding fluoride efflux transporter FluC, which encodes MTGWTFAGLVVAGGLGAGARALLDAWVMRRRSGPFPWGILVVNVTGSFLLGLLTGIGADTLGAWTIVLGAGLLGGFTTFSAVSVDTVLLARRGRARLAWANLLGTALLSVTAAGLGILGGLGLAAVTGMGY